CATTGTTAGATAGCATTTGCTCATCGATATCAGCGACAACACAGAGCTTTCTTACTGTTAAGAGATCTTCCCGCCATAGAGCGGCACCAACTTCCTGTGCGATTGAGAAAAACTTGGGATCATCCTGTATGCTGGCAAGATAACGATTAGCCATCCCCACGCTAAGACGATCTGGAACACTGGCAGCTGCAGGAAAACCCAATCCATACAGTTTGGCAAGACGAGCAGCATCAATGATACTATAGCCCTCGAACCGTGCTGGATCTGGGTACATATTAGCAGGGAGTTTTTCCACAACGAGTGGCGTGATTTTTACATCAAAACGGTAAGCAATTTCAGGCAAAACCTGAACCATCAACTGGCAATAAGGGTCATCAGCGCGGTGAAAATAGAGAATTTCATGAGGTCTACGCGCTAAACGCCGCACAAATTCTGCACGGCGTCTTTTTCCATTTAATCTGGCTTCACTTGTCAACCACGCGGCAACGCGTGATCTCAATATCGCTTTAAAGTTCATATGGCTATCTTTGCTGCTATTCGGCAGCAGGTTCAACCATTAAAACCGTTCCTTCTACAGAAATTACGCGAACTTTATCACCAACCGCAGCATCTGAGCCTTCCGCAAGCCACAAGCTGTCTCTTACAGAAACCTGGCCACGGCCGTTCTCAATCGCTTTAGCGACAGTGTAAATATTACCCACATGATCTTGACCTGCCGTGTTCACTTCCTGATCAGGCTGCTGGTCACCTGCAGAGTAAAAATACTTATTCCCAACATATATCGAAATAGCACCAACAGCTGCAAAAAACAGTCCATGCCCTTCAAACCCTATATCAGGCATCAGCCATGCAACCATGCCAGTAGCCAATCCTGCAAGACCTATCCAGAGCAGATAAACACCCGGGATTAACATCTCGCCTACCAGCAGTAACACACCCGCAGATAACCACAGCCAATAGGCATTTTCACTCATCCATGCAAAATCAAACATAGCTTACTCCACATTAGGAATACCGCTGGCGCTCGTTGGTTTGGTTTTCTTCACTTCACTGAAAAGCTCAGAAATACCACCGATAGAACCAATAACACTTGAAGCTTCCATTGGCATAAATACCAGTTTCTCGTTTGGCGAATTTGCAAAACTACCAAGCGCTTCGACATATTTCTGCGCCACAAAATAGTTGATCGCCTGCTTATCACCAGCCGCAATCGCATTAGATACCATTTCTGTAGCTTTCGCCTCAGCTTCCGCTTCACGCTCACGGGCTTCAGCATCTCTAAAGGCTGCTTCTTTACGCCCTTCTGCCTCTAGTACGGCAGCTTTCTTTTCACCTTCCGCACGAAGAATTTCGGCCTCTCTCATGCCCTGAGCTTCAAGAATAGACGCACGTTTATCACGCTCTGCCTTCATCTGGCGCGCCATAGCATCAACAATATCTCTTGGTGGTGCGATATCCTTGATTTCAATACGTGTGATTTTCACACCCCAAGGCTGCGTTGCTTCATCCACCACATTCATCAGGCGTGCATTAATATCATCTCGCTTAGAAAGCAGTTCATCAAGATCCATCGACCCCATCACTGTACGAAGATTGGTCATCGTAAGATTCAAAATGGCTAGTGTCAGATTGTTTACTTCATAGCTTGAGCGCGCAGCGTCCAGAACTTGAAAGAACACTACGCCATCAGCAGCTACCATCGCATTATCTTTGGTAATCACTTCCTGCGTAGGAATATCAAGCACCTGTTCCATCATATTCATCTTGCTACCGATACGTTCAATAAACGGCACAATGATATGAAGGCCCGGCTTCAAGGTTTTTGTATATTTACCCAATCTTTCAACGGTATATTCAAAGCCCTGCCCCACTGTAACAACCGCGGAAAAGACAAAAATAACCGCCAGCAAACCTACTAGCCCGACAACGATTTCCGACATCTCAAACATATAATTCCCCCTAATTGGAAGGTTATCCCTAAAACCTATATATGTATTTTCAAGGCAAATAAAAAGGGGCAGCCAAAGCCACCCCTTAAAAAACAATTACTTTATAACAACTTACAGCTGCCCAAGCGCATGCTCTGCACTAGATACTTGGAACGCACCCGGCTCTTCCACGTTCAACTCGGTCACCGTACCGTTTTCAACAATCATGGAGAAACGAACCGACCGAAGTCCCATACCGAAACCAGAAGCGTCCATCTCTAGACCAATAGCTTTCGTAAAATCGCCATTCCCGTCTGCGAGCATTGTCACTTTATCACCAGCGCCTGTGTTTTCGCCCCATGCATGCATTACAAATACGTCATTCACAGCATAACAGGCAATTTCATCAACACCTTTTGCTTTGATTGCATCTGCCTGCTCAATAAAGCCTGGTAGGTGCTTAGCGGAACATGTTGGTGTAAACGCGCCCGGCACAGAAAAGATTACAACCTTCTTGCCTGCAAAATATTCTTCTGTCGCGATTGGCGCTGGTCCATCTGCTGTCATTGTTGTTAGCATTGCTGCAGGAATTTTATCGCCAACTTGAATAGTCATAATCACCCCTTACCGTTTCAGGATTAAAATTTCAGGGGACAGAGTAAAAGATTATTCCCCTGATGAACATAATTAAGATGTTACAGATCAATAAACCGTTCGATGGATGCACCACGACCGTTAGTAAAACTCAAACGAACTTGCTTACCTTTGAGATCAATCTTCTTATTTCCCGTTTGAGCTGAGAGAACAAAACGAACCGTCTTTCCATCAGGCAACATACGTTTCTTCGGCTTCCCAAAGTGAGCAACAGTGCCTATTTCCGCAAGCATATCTGCGTTTGTTAGGTTACCGGAACCTGTTGCATCGACGACAACTTTTTGATGCCCCATTTTACCGACCAATTTAGCAGATAAAACTTCTAAGCCTGCACCATCATCACCTACGCGTGCTGGTACTTTATCCATCCAACTGGACACGCGAATATCATGAATAGAATCGTCTGCACCGGATGTATCAACCATATAGTCTATATTAAATGGCACACAGATATCCTTGCAGACCATAAAGTCTACCTTCACAGGTACCTCAGCAGATTGTGCATCAACATAGAACGGCATAATAACCTGTTTGCCGTATCCATATGTCTCAAGTCCAAAAA
This DNA window, taken from Kordiimonas sp. SCSIO 12603, encodes the following:
- a CDS encoding NfeD family protein; protein product: MFDFAWMSENAYWLWLSAGVLLLVGEMLIPGVYLLWIGLAGLATGMVAWLMPDIGFEGHGLFFAAVGAISIYVGNKYFYSAGDQQPDQEVNTAGQDHVGNIYTVAKAIENGRGQVSVRDSLWLAEGSDAAVGDKVRVISVEGTVLMVEPAAE
- a CDS encoding peroxiredoxin, which encodes MTIQVGDKIPAAMLTTMTADGPAPIATEEYFAGKKVVIFSVPGAFTPTCSAKHLPGFIEQADAIKAKGVDEIACYAVNDVFVMHAWGENTGAGDKVTMLADGNGDFTKAIGLEMDASGFGMGLRSVRFSMIVENGTVTELNVEEPGAFQVSSAEHALGQL
- a CDS encoding protein-disulfide reductase DsbD domain-containing protein; translated protein: MRLFVVLLVSAILSVKSYASETKWHDHDGMLQTRVVATSMSDDAGKKLLAWEAKLAPGWKTYWRSPGEAGLPVKISSSGEQIEVLYPFPERFELFGLETYGYGKQVIMPFYVDAQSAEVPVKVDFMVCKDICVPFNIDYMVDTSGADDSIHDIRVSSWMDKVPARVGDDGAGLEVLSAKLVGKMGHQKVVVDATGSGNLTNADMLAEIGTVAHFGKPKKRMLPDGKTVRFVLSAQTGNKKIDLKGKQVRLSFTNGRGASIERFIDL
- a CDS encoding SPFH domain-containing protein, which produces MFEMSEIVVGLVGLLAVIFVFSAVVTVGQGFEYTVERLGKYTKTLKPGLHIIVPFIERIGSKMNMMEQVLDIPTQEVITKDNAMVAADGVVFFQVLDAARSSYEVNNLTLAILNLTMTNLRTVMGSMDLDELLSKRDDINARLMNVVDEATQPWGVKITRIEIKDIAPPRDIVDAMARQMKAERDKRASILEAQGMREAEILRAEGEKKAAVLEAEGRKEAAFRDAEAREREAEAEAKATEMVSNAIAAGDKQAINYFVAQKYVEALGSFANSPNEKLVFMPMEASSVIGSIGGISELFSEVKKTKPTSASGIPNVE